A stretch of [Clostridium] scindens DNA encodes these proteins:
- a CDS encoding FadR/GntR family transcriptional regulator, with protein sequence MEFQKISSPSLRELFVDQLEHMILSGKLKIGEKLPPERQLAEMMQVSRAVVNSGISELEKKGFLIVKPRSGTYVADYRRKGTLDTLMSIMKYNGGRIRNEEIRSIFEVRIALDTLAAQLCIDRISDEEVQVLLEIIEQIRDAKDNQEAIQAAFEFQHEFALASQNTLLPLIFQSFRAPIFTMWERYCDLYGIQSLYESNYAMWTYIRNRDTKGAIEWINYSLGECISGSRQIYYE encoded by the coding sequence ATGGAATTTCAAAAGATCAGTTCTCCGTCTCTGCGGGAACTCTTCGTAGACCAGCTGGAACATATGATTCTGTCCGGCAAACTAAAAATTGGCGAAAAACTGCCTCCCGAACGCCAGCTGGCAGAAATGATGCAGGTAAGCCGCGCCGTCGTAAACAGCGGCATCTCTGAACTGGAAAAGAAAGGCTTCCTTATCGTAAAGCCAAGAAGCGGAACCTATGTGGCCGATTACCGACGCAAGGGAACCTTGGACACCTTGATGTCCATAATGAAATACAACGGAGGCCGCATCCGGAACGAAGAAATCCGCTCCATCTTTGAAGTGCGAATCGCGCTTGACACTCTGGCCGCCCAACTGTGTATTGACCGTATCAGCGACGAGGAAGTGCAGGTGCTTCTGGAAATCATCGAGCAGATTCGGGATGCCAAAGACAATCAAGAGGCAATCCAGGCCGCGTTCGAATTCCAGCATGAATTCGCCCTGGCATCCCAGAACACCCTGCTCCCACTGATCTTCCAGTCCTTCCGGGCTCCTATCTTCACGATGTGGGAGCGCTACTGCGACCTCTATGGCATCCAGTCCCTCTACGAGAGCAACTATGCCATGTGGACCTATATCCGCAACCGGGACACCAAAGGCGCCATCGAGTGGATTAATTATTCCCTTGGCGAATGCATCAGCGGAAGCCGGCAGATCTATTACGAGTAA
- a CDS encoding DUF2000 domain-containing protein: MNLENEKCVMIIDEALPLGIIANTAAILGITMGMKMPDVVGRDVADKEGNSHIGIIQFPVPILKGNAQLLNDLRTKLFTTDYEDLTVVDFTEQAQCCNIYEEFIEKMAATSETDLKYIGLAICGSKKKINKLTGSLPLLR; the protein is encoded by the coding sequence ATGAATCTGGAAAACGAAAAATGCGTAATGATTATCGACGAGGCGCTCCCGCTGGGCATAATTGCCAATACCGCCGCCATTCTTGGAATTACAATGGGCATGAAGATGCCGGATGTGGTAGGAAGGGATGTTGCCGATAAGGAAGGAAACTCCCATATCGGAATCATCCAATTTCCTGTTCCCATCCTGAAAGGAAATGCGCAACTGCTGAACGACTTAAGAACCAAGCTATTCACCACGGACTACGAAGACCTGACGGTGGTAGACTTCACAGAACAGGCCCAATGCTGCAATATTTATGAAGAATTCATAGAAAAGATGGCCGCTACGTCCGAAACGGATCTTAAGTATATCGGCCTTGCCATATGTGGCAGCAAAAAGAAGATTAATAAATTGACCGGAAGCCTGCCTCTGCTGCGTTAA
- a CDS encoding TetR/AcrR family transcriptional regulator, whose translation MNRKGMETRQHIKTKACQLFAKKGFKEVTMKDICEATGLSRGGLYCHYDSTVRIFDEILNDFMDTQDEEFRSKMQEGMSAVEILDDVLDRYRAEMIDREASLSVAIFEYFSGRGNACGENPLYQQYLSSRRMWEELIQYGIDRKEFYQVDKTAVFDLIVFSYQGVRMYSRIMTITEDIPLRIMSQIRKILVRRKG comes from the coding sequence ATGAACAGAAAGGGAATGGAGACAAGGCAGCATATAAAGACTAAGGCCTGCCAGCTGTTTGCCAAAAAAGGATTTAAGGAAGTGACGATGAAGGATATCTGCGAGGCTACAGGATTAAGCCGTGGCGGGCTATACTGCCATTATGACAGTACTGTCCGGATATTCGATGAGATTCTGAATGACTTTATGGATACCCAGGATGAAGAATTTCGCTCTAAAATGCAGGAAGGGATGTCTGCTGTAGAGATACTGGACGATGTTCTTGATCGTTACAGGGCAGAGATGATCGATCGCGAGGCATCCTTGAGCGTCGCGATTTTCGAGTACTTCAGCGGGAGAGGGAACGCTTGCGGGGAAAATCCTCTGTATCAGCAGTACCTGTCTTCACGAAGGATGTGGGAGGAATTGATCCAGTATGGCATTGACAGGAAGGAGTTCTACCAGGTAGACAAGACAGCGGTATTTGATCTGATCGTGTTTTCCTATCAAGGGGTGCGGATGTACAGCCGGATCATGACCATTACAGAGGATATTCCGCTGCGGATCATGTCTCAGATCAGGAAGATCTTAGTAAGGAGGAAAGGATAA
- a CDS encoding nucleoside phosphorylase, which yields MATVFENYDAARTAFINPGDCVKAKENFPEVCVTTFSENIIEDFAKKNSAEQIAELYTANGVLPVYGIEYAGIRMAFFLSRVGAPACVAGLEEVIAMGAGKMVIFGCCGVLDEVAVQDKIIIPSSTIRDEGTSYHYLPAGEEIGLEDSCAGVLEDCLLKTGIPYVKGKIWTTDGIYRETHRRLKERKEQGCIAVEMECSAILAVCRFRGVPAIQFLYGADSLSTDKWEPRDLMDYGIRECDRYMALALECGARL from the coding sequence ATGGCAACTGTATTTGAAAATTATGATGCTGCCAGGACAGCGTTTATCAATCCTGGAGATTGCGTAAAGGCAAAGGAAAACTTTCCGGAAGTCTGCGTCACGACTTTTTCAGAGAATATTATCGAAGATTTTGCCAAAAAGAATTCTGCAGAACAAATCGCGGAGCTATACACGGCAAACGGAGTGCTGCCAGTCTATGGCATCGAATATGCAGGGATAAGAATGGCTTTCTTTCTATCCAGGGTAGGCGCGCCGGCCTGTGTGGCAGGACTGGAAGAGGTGATTGCCATGGGAGCGGGAAAGATGGTTATCTTTGGCTGCTGCGGCGTTCTGGATGAGGTGGCGGTGCAAGATAAGATCATTATTCCCAGCAGTACCATCCGGGATGAAGGAACCAGCTACCATTATCTTCCCGCCGGGGAGGAAATCGGGCTGGAGGATTCCTGCGCCGGGGTATTGGAGGACTGCCTCTTAAAGACTGGAATACCTTATGTTAAAGGAAAGATCTGGACGACGGATGGAATTTACCGGGAGACTCATAGACGCTTGAAAGAGAGGAAGGAACAGGGATGTATTGCGGTTGAGATGGAATGTTCCGCTATATTGGCAGTGTGCAGGTTCAGAGGTGTTCCGGCCATCCAGTTTCTATATGGAGCGGATAGCCTTTCGACAGACAAATGGGAGCCCAGGGATCTGATGGATTATGGAATCAGGGAATGCGACAGATATATGGCCCTTGCGCTGGAATGCGGGGCTAGATTGTAG
- a CDS encoding MGDG synthase family glycosyltransferase, whose translation MNVLILSSQFGMGHQMAAKAIGEEILKLDKDANVIELDLLRYYYPKASRYIFRLFQMMVEHCYGIYNLVYKTTGKLKVDLKPMGINLYRKLEKLMEDHHPDMIVCTLPLCAKSIASYMEKTGKHIPLVTCITDISIHPEWITPQTDAYLAPTKEVKENLVRNGARPEQIFVTGIPVRQQFLGEVPKRDKEQKKILIMGGGLGIIPNLDQLMQMLHRMPGITATVITGKNRKAYEAFQGKYEDIEVLGYTENISKYMKEADLVITKAGGITLFELIHCQVPLFVIHPFLEQEVNNARYAQNMGIAKVIWNKNSNFLQILEEFLSDGRQWEQMAENISRAKDEIMEWNLDDAMNTVMERMAA comes from the coding sequence ATGAACGTACTTATACTCAGCAGTCAATTCGGGATGGGCCATCAGATGGCAGCAAAGGCAATTGGAGAAGAGATTCTTAAGTTGGATAAAGATGCAAATGTTATAGAACTTGATTTATTAAGATATTATTATCCAAAGGCAAGCCGATACATTTTCCGGCTGTTCCAGATGATGGTGGAACATTGCTATGGGATATATAATCTGGTATATAAGACAACCGGAAAATTGAAGGTAGATCTGAAGCCTATGGGCATTAATCTCTACAGGAAACTGGAAAAATTGATGGAGGATCATCATCCGGACATGATCGTATGCACCTTGCCGCTGTGTGCCAAGTCGATTGCCTCGTATATGGAAAAGACCGGGAAGCATATTCCGCTGGTCACCTGCATTACGGATATCAGCATCCATCCGGAGTGGATCACGCCTCAGACGGATGCTTATCTGGCGCCGACGAAAGAGGTCAAGGAGAATCTGGTACGCAATGGCGCCCGCCCGGAGCAGATATTCGTTACAGGAATTCCGGTCAGGCAGCAATTCCTGGGAGAAGTGCCGAAACGGGATAAGGAGCAGAAAAAGATACTCATAATGGGAGGAGGGCTTGGAATTATCCCGAATCTGGATCAGCTGATGCAGATGCTCCACCGTATGCCGGGCATCACAGCAACCGTAATAACCGGGAAAAACCGAAAGGCTTATGAAGCGTTCCAGGGAAAATATGAAGATATTGAAGTACTTGGATACACGGAGAATATCAGCAAATATATGAAAGAAGCAGACCTTGTAATAACAAAAGCGGGAGGAATTACGCTCTTTGAGCTGATCCATTGCCAGGTACCTCTGTTCGTCATCCACCCCTTCCTTGAGCAGGAAGTGAACAATGCAAGATACGCCCAGAATATGGGGATTGCAAAGGTTATATGGAATAAAAACAGTAATTTTCTCCAAATATTAGAGGAATTCTTATCCGATGGAAGACAATGGGAGCAGATGGCGGAGAATATAAGCAGGGCAAAAGACGAGATTATGGAATGGAACCTGGATGATGCGATGAATACGGTGATGGAAAGGATGGCGGCATAA
- a CDS encoding polysaccharide deacetylase family protein codes for MKKMILMAALAGALGYSILPSFGLRHYQSLRCRKNNEGKILFLTFDDGPSEAYTEALLDLLDEYDIKASFFVVAEFAQKNPRIILRAKKEGHLIGIHSVNHQNALFRGNRFAFSDLAASILTLKKLGCEARYYRPPWGHLNLFILHWVKKMNLKLVFWDVMAQDWAADATPASIRTKLLRRVYPGAVICLHDGRGAAGAPGRTIEALRDALPQLLREGYEFKRLDQYE; via the coding sequence ATGAAGAAAATGATATTGATGGCTGCATTAGCGGGCGCGTTAGGCTACAGCATCCTCCCATCATTCGGACTCAGGCATTATCAGAGCCTGCGCTGCAGGAAGAACAATGAAGGCAAGATTCTCTTTCTGACCTTTGATGACGGGCCAAGCGAGGCATATACGGAGGCTTTGCTTGACCTGCTTGATGAATATGATATCAAGGCATCCTTCTTTGTAGTGGCAGAATTTGCGCAGAAGAATCCGCGGATCATCCTGAGGGCCAAAAAGGAAGGCCACCTTATTGGCATTCATTCTGTGAATCATCAGAACGCGCTTTTTCGGGGGAATAGATTTGCCTTTTCTGACCTGGCAGCATCCATTCTGACTTTGAAGAAATTAGGATGCGAAGCAAGATATTACCGTCCGCCGTGGGGCCACCTGAATCTATTCATTCTGCACTGGGTAAAGAAGATGAATCTGAAACTTGTATTTTGGGATGTTATGGCCCAGGACTGGGCAGCGGACGCCACGCCGGCATCCATCCGCACGAAGCTGCTTCGGCGCGTTTATCCGGGCGCCGTCATCTGCCTGCATGATGGAAGAGGCGCCGCGGGAGCGCCTGGAAGGACCATAGAAGCATTGAGAGACGCGCTTCCCCAATTGCTGCGGGAAGGGTATGAATTTAAGAGGCTAGACCAATATGAATGA
- a CDS encoding lysylphosphatidylglycerol synthase transmembrane domain-containing protein — MNDTISIKKTGKQILVFLFFLFLIFFFLFKGKDVSQILKIAASASFPAIVAGIAMAGAFNLSEGLNLGILLKAMGHKVSFAQGMKYAYMGFFFSSITPSSTGGQPMQLYAMKKDGIDLSHGSLALLMELASFQAMAFLFELFAVAMIPVLGISLPATIKILVVAGFIMNAAFVAFLLVVIFSEWMGQRIFGLVKKILPRLPFVKEETKSQWIRKMEEGLLEFHACALLMKEHKKAIAKMCIISAGQIICWFGVPYMVYLALGYQGSSFLHIFVLQILIYMSSSLLPLPGAMGISEYAFLQLFGSIYSGSSMTAAVLLSRGISFYFLLALSGIMLLLIYGAARQRKCNTIFS, encoded by the coding sequence ATGAATGATACGATATCAATAAAAAAGACAGGAAAACAGATACTGGTATTTCTCTTTTTTCTTTTTTTGATTTTTTTCTTTCTTTTTAAAGGAAAAGACGTAAGCCAGATACTTAAGATCGCCGCTTCTGCTTCCTTTCCTGCTATTGTGGCAGGAATTGCCATGGCTGGAGCCTTTAACCTCTCAGAAGGCTTGAATCTTGGCATTCTGCTAAAGGCGATGGGCCATAAGGTGTCTTTTGCCCAAGGGATGAAGTATGCCTATATGGGATTCTTTTTCAGTTCCATCACTCCTTCGTCTACAGGGGGACAGCCGATGCAGCTCTATGCGATGAAAAAGGATGGAATAGACCTGTCCCATGGCTCGCTGGCACTTTTGATGGAACTTGCCAGCTTCCAGGCCATGGCGTTCTTGTTTGAACTATTCGCGGTGGCTATGATTCCTGTGCTGGGGATAAGCCTGCCAGCGACGATCAAGATCCTGGTCGTTGCCGGATTTATCATGAACGCGGCTTTTGTCGCTTTCCTGCTGGTGGTGATTTTCTCGGAATGGATGGGGCAAAGGATATTCGGCCTGGTAAAAAAGATCTTGCCGCGACTCCCATTTGTGAAGGAAGAGACCAAGAGCCAATGGATTAGGAAAATGGAAGAGGGGCTTCTGGAATTCCATGCCTGCGCCCTATTGATGAAGGAACATAAGAAGGCCATCGCAAAGATGTGCATTATCAGCGCAGGCCAGATTATCTGCTGGTTTGGCGTGCCGTATATGGTGTATCTGGCGCTGGGGTATCAGGGGAGTTCCTTCCTCCATATCTTTGTACTGCAGATTCTGATCTATATGTCCTCGTCCCTTCTGCCGCTGCCGGGAGCCATGGGCATCAGCGAATATGCCTTCCTTCAGCTGTTCGGAAGCATTTACAGTGGCAGTTCCATGACGGCGGCGGTTCTTTTAAGCCGGGGGATCAGTTTCTACTTCCTGCTTGCATTGAGCGGCATCATGCTGCTTCTCATCTACGGCGCTGCGCGGCAGCGCAAATGTAATACTATTTTTTCCTGA
- a CDS encoding SseB family protein, with protein sequence MSRNDRDTNVKQDTMEKMRNSEAVYVILSDYTHMPYVACDPKTFDDQVFLYFKEDDAKEAVGRFAGNQESTRAAKLEKNGFLAFYTNLFAMGVNCIKMNQGTSQEVDVQLGELVRRPEADKLPQGQVRIENPELHLTALYYMQELRKSQDGGTDQLKELNEELMIHFKEGRYIVAVQEGQGIPMLQKEGKIYQPLFTDFQEFQKFNREKKFKTAVVEAGKITEFLSSQAVGVVINPMGVNLLLNIAR encoded by the coding sequence ATGAGCAGGAATGATAGAGATACGAATGTAAAACAGGATACGATGGAGAAAATGCGTAATTCTGAAGCAGTCTATGTGATTTTATCGGATTATACGCATATGCCATATGTGGCTTGCGATCCTAAGACTTTTGATGACCAGGTGTTCTTATATTTTAAAGAGGACGATGCCAAAGAAGCGGTGGGAAGATTTGCCGGGAACCAGGAGAGTACCCGTGCGGCAAAACTTGAGAAGAATGGGTTCCTTGCATTTTATACGAATCTTTTCGCGATGGGAGTGAACTGTATCAAGATGAACCAGGGGACCAGCCAGGAAGTGGATGTCCAGCTGGGAGAACTGGTGAGAAGGCCGGAGGCGGACAAATTGCCGCAAGGGCAGGTGAGGATCGAGAATCCTGAACTTCATCTGACTGCCCTGTATTATATGCAGGAACTGCGAAAAAGCCAGGATGGAGGAACCGATCAATTAAAGGAATTGAATGAGGAATTAATGATTCATTTCAAAGAGGGCAGATATATCGTCGCGGTGCAGGAGGGACAGGGAATCCCGATGCTGCAGAAAGAGGGGAAGATATACCAGCCATTATTCACTGACTTCCAGGAATTCCAGAAGTTTAACAGGGAGAAGAAGTTCAAGACAGCAGTCGTAGAAGCCGGCAAGATAACAGAATTCCTTTCATCACAGGCGGTTGGCGTAGTCATTAATCCGATGGGCGTAAACCTTCTGCTGAACATTGCAAGATAA
- a CDS encoding EAL domain-containing protein, producing the protein MTEWSLVTEVIALLLLEILLMNLAAYKTPATHSIRMYRNCLFISVGTILCDMLCIVLLHGGFLVPKAVNIFTNSVYFWLTVIMSSSIALYIFEKMLEHVYDRYCIVRARVLLTILVIVYTMLVIINVPAGLLFWLDGKGAYHRGPLNTVGYGFVFIEMILVFICFARHRSSVSKEMKHALKTIPPLLAILVAIQLLNQGLLLNGIMAAVVDVILYVSFFSQRRESDSVTGVGNRDGFFSELALRIAGKQQFQVILAIPRDFGLINQRYGHQIGNEFLYSIAAWMEEHYKEAAAFRYIGVSFALVLPYSGREQAEKYVKELMDRFQEPWKIGPCEESITTVFSDLICMEDDLGENQVMEFLDYMLSLTKRSTQQYMHFDDALTEGFFRRRMVAQTVRGALREQLFEVWYQPVYAPGKKKYVSLEALVRLKDRNGCFISPAEFIPIAEEIGVVNEIFWLVIEEVFGFLKEHEDLDIETISINMSMEQFDNPQLCQSIEAIFKKWMISPEKIRFEITERMISEDAVKAKETVQQMADLGFWFYLDDFGIGYSNFATVSQFHFECIKLDRSLVDVMEEGPKGFDLVRGLIQLFHNMGMQVVAEGAETYRQADMLIGMGADRIQGFYYARPMPADKLIEFLKREQ; encoded by the coding sequence ATGACAGAGTGGTCATTGGTGACGGAAGTTATTGCGCTGCTACTGCTGGAAATACTTCTGATGAATCTTGCCGCATATAAAACCCCAGCGACCCACTCTATAAGAATGTACAGAAACTGCCTGTTTATATCGGTGGGCACGATTCTGTGCGATATGCTATGTATCGTCCTCCTGCATGGAGGATTTTTGGTTCCTAAAGCAGTGAATATATTTACCAACTCGGTATACTTCTGGCTTACTGTTATCATGAGTTCATCCATAGCACTCTATATATTTGAAAAGATGCTGGAGCATGTGTATGACCGTTACTGTATCGTGCGTGCGCGAGTGCTGCTGACGATCCTGGTGATCGTCTATACGATGCTTGTGATCATCAATGTGCCTGCCGGGCTGCTCTTTTGGCTTGACGGGAAGGGGGCTTATCACAGAGGGCCTTTGAATACGGTGGGCTATGGATTCGTATTTATTGAAATGATATTGGTATTTATATGTTTTGCAAGGCACCGCTCCAGCGTATCGAAGGAGATGAAGCATGCGCTTAAGACGATTCCTCCGCTGCTGGCTATTCTGGTTGCGATTCAGCTATTGAATCAGGGCCTGCTGCTGAACGGCATTATGGCTGCTGTTGTGGATGTAATCTTGTATGTCAGCTTCTTCAGCCAGCGCCGCGAAAGCGACAGCGTGACAGGCGTAGGCAACCGGGATGGATTCTTTTCAGAACTAGCGCTGCGGATTGCCGGAAAGCAGCAATTCCAGGTGATTCTGGCCATTCCAAGGGATTTTGGACTGATCAATCAAAGATATGGCCATCAGATAGGAAATGAATTCTTATATTCCATTGCAGCATGGATGGAAGAACATTATAAGGAAGCGGCAGCCTTCCGGTACATAGGAGTTTCATTTGCGCTGGTGCTTCCCTATAGCGGGAGGGAGCAGGCGGAAAAGTATGTGAAAGAATTAATGGACCGGTTCCAGGAGCCCTGGAAGATTGGCCCTTGCGAAGAGAGCATAACTACGGTATTCAGCGATCTGATCTGTATGGAAGACGATCTGGGCGAGAATCAGGTTATGGAATTCCTCGATTATATGCTCTCGCTGACCAAGCGCTCGACGCAGCAGTATATGCATTTTGACGACGCTTTGACGGAAGGCTTCTTCCGAAGAAGAATGGTTGCACAGACTGTACGCGGGGCATTGAGGGAGCAGCTGTTCGAAGTATGGTATCAGCCGGTCTATGCGCCGGGCAAAAAGAAATACGTATCTCTTGAGGCGCTGGTGCGGCTGAAGGATAGGAATGGATGCTTCATTTCTCCGGCCGAATTCATTCCAATCGCGGAGGAAATAGGAGTCGTCAATGAGATTTTCTGGCTGGTAATAGAAGAAGTGTTCGGCTTTTTAAAAGAACACGAAGATCTGGATATCGAGACTATATCCATCAATATGTCTATGGAACAGTTTGATAATCCGCAGTTATGCCAGAGTATAGAAGCGATATTTAAGAAATGGATGATCTCTCCGGAAAAGATCCGGTTTGAGATAACGGAACGCATGATATCGGAAGACGCGGTCAAAGCAAAAGAGACGGTGCAGCAGATGGCGGACTTAGGATTCTGGTTCTATCTGGATGACTTTGGTATTGGATACTCTAATTTTGCGACCGTTTCTCAGTTTCACTTTGAATGCATTAAGCTTGATAGAAGCCTGGTGGATGTAATGGAGGAAGGCCCTAAAGGATTTGACCTGGTACGGGGATTGATCCAGCTATTCCACAATATGGGCATGCAGGTCGTGGCCGAAGGCGCGGAAACATACCGGCAGGCGGATATGCTGATCGGGATGGGGGCAGACCGGATCCAGGGATTCTATTACGCCAGGCCGATGCCGGCGGACAAGCTGATAGAGTTCTTAAAAAGAGAGCAATAG
- a CDS encoding cold-shock protein, with protein MKGTVKWFNNQKGYGFISDEAGNDVFVHYSGLNMDGFKSLEEGQEVEYDVTEGAKGPQAVNVTRL; from the coding sequence ATGAAAGGTACAGTAAAATGGTTCAACAACCAAAAAGGCTACGGTTTCATCTCTGATGAGGCTGGAAACGACGTATTCGTACACTACTCAGGACTTAACATGGATGGCTTCAAGTCACTGGAAGAAGGACAGGAAGTAGAATACGATGTAACTGAAGGAGCAAAAGGACCTCAGGCAGTTAACGTAACAAGACTTTAA
- a CDS encoding RrF2 family transcriptional regulator — protein sequence MKISTKGIYALEIITDLAMHTENGALESIGNIARRRGLSVKYSERLIKELKDQGLVLSLRGAHGGYCLGRDAGEITVREVLQAEEGELAPVECLTKETTCGIDCNTCATREIWSQIWQIILDTAQEVTIGDIIEKSKSLR from the coding sequence ATGAAAATATCGACAAAGGGAATCTACGCATTGGAGATCATTACGGACCTGGCCATGCATACAGAGAATGGAGCGCTGGAAAGCATCGGCAATATTGCCAGGAGAAGAGGGCTTTCAGTCAAATACTCCGAACGCCTGATCAAGGAACTGAAGGATCAAGGCCTGGTGCTCAGCCTAAGAGGCGCCCATGGGGGTTACTGCCTGGGAAGGGATGCCGGGGAGATAACGGTCAGGGAAGTGCTGCAGGCTGAAGAAGGAGAACTGGCGCCTGTGGAGTGCCTGACGAAGGAGACTACTTGCGGAATCGACTGCAATACCTGTGCCACCCGGGAGATATGGAGCCAGATATGGCAGATCATTCTCGATACGGCACAGGAGGTGACGATCGGGGATATTATCGAAAAGTCAAAAAGTTTGAGATAA
- a CDS encoding RrF2 family transcriptional regulator, whose translation MKISTKGRYGLRALADLAAYSQGEPIALAMVAARQKISLNYLEQVFGQLRKAGLVRSIKGPSGGYLLAKPAKDITVKEILEVLEGPFSIVGEEIDRSGQDAMQLAIKSLVWDEIDARINEFMEKRTLEHLVNEYKSYQESQDMMYYI comes from the coding sequence ATGAAGATATCAACGAAAGGAAGATATGGCCTTCGGGCATTGGCTGATCTTGCGGCATATTCGCAGGGCGAGCCTATCGCGCTTGCTATGGTGGCTGCCCGCCAGAAGATATCGCTGAATTATCTGGAGCAAGTATTCGGACAGCTTCGGAAGGCTGGACTGGTGCGAAGCATCAAAGGGCCTAGCGGAGGATATCTGCTGGCAAAGCCGGCAAAAGATATTACGGTGAAGGAGATACTGGAAGTCCTGGAGGGGCCATTCTCCATCGTGGGAGAAGAAATAGACAGAAGCGGCCAGGATGCCATGCAGCTGGCGATCAAGAGCCTGGTGTGGGATGAGATCGACGCCCGGATCAATGAGTTCATGGAGAAGCGTACGCTGGAACATCTGGTAAACGAGTATAAAAGCTATCAGGAGAGTCAGGATATGATGTACTATATCTGA
- a CDS encoding O-acetylhomoserine aminocarboxypropyltransferase/cysteine synthase family protein translates to MSQRKELRFETLQLHVGQEQPDPATDARAVPIYQTTSYVFRDCQHAADRFGLADAGNIYGRLTNSTQDVFEKRMAALEGGAAALGVASGAAAITYTFQNLAQAGDHIVASKYIYGGSYNLLEHTLPTQGIATTFIDPDEEGAWEAAIQENTKALFVESIGNPGANLVDLEKVAEIAHRHGIVLVMDSTFATPYLLRPFAYGADIVVHSATKFIGGHGTALGGVIIDGGRFDWEASGKYPQLTEPDPSYHGVIFTKAAGEAAFVTRIRAVLLRDMGATIAPLHAFLFLQGIETLSLRVERHVQNALKVVEYLEKHPKVERVNHPALPGSRYHGLYQRYFPKGGASIFTFEIKGGEEEARRFIDHLQIFSLLANVADVKSLVIHPASTTHSQMTEGELKASGIQKNTIRLSIGTEHIDDIIEDLEQAFQAV, encoded by the coding sequence ATGAGCCAGAGAAAAGAATTGAGATTTGAAACGTTACAGCTGCATGTAGGGCAGGAACAGCCGGATCCGGCAACAGATGCAAGGGCAGTTCCGATCTATCAGACTACGTCCTATGTATTCCGCGACTGCCAGCATGCCGCGGACAGATTCGGACTTGCGGATGCAGGCAATATATATGGAAGGCTGACCAATTCCACGCAAGACGTGTTCGAGAAGCGGATGGCGGCTTTGGAAGGCGGGGCAGCAGCTCTTGGAGTTGCCTCAGGAGCGGCGGCCATCACTTATACATTCCAGAATCTGGCACAGGCAGGAGATCATATCGTGGCCAGCAAGTACATATATGGCGGTTCCTATAATCTTCTGGAACATACGCTTCCAACCCAGGGGATTGCCACTACATTCATAGATCCGGACGAAGAGGGCGCGTGGGAGGCTGCGATCCAGGAGAATACCAAGGCATTGTTCGTGGAATCCATCGGCAATCCTGGCGCTAATCTGGTGGATCTTGAGAAGGTGGCAGAGATTGCCCACAGGCACGGCATCGTACTGGTCATGGACAGCACGTTTGCTACGCCATACCTTCTGCGCCCGTTTGCGTATGGGGCGGACATTGTGGTACATTCCGCCACCAAGTTTATCGGAGGCCATGGCACGGCTCTTGGCGGCGTCATTATCGATGGCGGCCGTTTCGACTGGGAGGCATCCGGGAAGTATCCGCAGCTGACTGAGCCGGATCCCAGCTATCATGGCGTGATATTTACCAAAGCGGCAGGGGAGGCGGCATTTGTGACCAGAATCCGCGCGGTGCTGCTAAGGGATATGGGAGCGACCATCGCGCCGCTTCATGCGTTTTTATTCCTGCAAGGGATAGAAACCTTGTCTCTTAGGGTGGAGCGCCATGTACAAAATGCATTAAAAGTAGTAGAATATCTTGAGAAGCATCCCAAGGTAGAGCGGGTGAACCATCCGGCGCTGCCAGGCAGCAGATATCATGGCTTGTATCAGAGATATTTTCCAAAGGGAGGCGCATCCATCTTTACTTTCGAGATCAAGGGCGGGGAGGAAGAGGCCAGAAGATTCATCGATCACTTGCAGATATTCTCTTTGCTTGCCAATGTGGCTGATGTGAAATCCCTGGTGATCCATCCGGCCAGTACCACCCATTCCCAGATGACGGAGGGAGAACTAAAAGCCTCGGGGATTCAAAAGAATACAATACGCCTTTCCATCGGAACAGAGCATATTGATGACATTATTGAAGATCTTGAACAGGCATTTCAGGCAGTATAG